The window aacTGAAAAGCCACGAAAATTTACTTGAATTTCTTTCcagaaaaattaaaatgcatttttccgCCAGCCTTTTTATatgtttatgtatatttataatatacatttatattatgtattatatataatattatacatttatacatttatgttaatttacataatattaattatacatttatacatgaTATTAATAcctttatacatttatatttattatattaatacacctatacataatattaatatatatttataatatattaatttatacatttatataatattcacttataatttatatatttataataatatacatttatatatttatttataaatatatataaatatttatttataaatatatataaatatttatttataaatatatgtaaatattcatttataaatatataaatatttatttataaatatatgtaaatatttatttataaatatatgtaaatattcatttataaatatatataaatatttatttataaatatatataaatattcatttataaatatatatataaatatttatttataaatatatataaatattcatttataaatatttataaaggtatttacaaaaatatataaatatatttataaataaatataaaaatttaaaatttaaaatttatacatttatataatattcatttacacatttataaaaatatttatattatgtattatatataatataatacatttataatacatttacttatatttatataaatatatttatttatgaatatttataaatgtattataaatgcataaatgtatataaatataaaaatatataaattataatttataatttatacatttatattatattcatttataatttatatatttataaatgtatttatattatgtattatatataatataatacatttatatttatttataaatatgtaaatttatttatttataaatatttataaatgtatataaatataataatataaaaattggaaattataatttatacatttatacatttatatgatattcatttataatttatacatttataatttatatatttttatataaatatataaatatatttatttataaatatttataaatgtattataaatgcataaatatatattgttataaaaatataaaaattataaattataaaaatacttgaaaatatgttttaaaaatacatctaaaaataatccataaaacatctacagtaaaagtttttcatatagtttttgaaaaacaacctcaaaaataactaatccaaacggacttgtatttgaaaaacgaaatgctacagtgctgtttttgaaaaacaaccccaaaaacagctaatccaaacggacccttTATCATCCGTTAAGGAATTAATTGGATGTTTACATAATTGgattttaattacaattaattaacttaattatTATCTGAACAATCATTATCATATTTATGTCCCCATGTTTAGCCGataccctttcttctttttcggtTTCCTTTAAATTGAGGTAAGTTCTTTGGTTTGTCTTCTTcgattgtagtttttttttctgatgattgatttattcaaaaactcCATATAGTTTGCCTTTTGATACTTCTAATTCAAAAAACTGACTAATTATATTGTTTTTCTTAGTAGATTCCAGAGATTCTGTCTCTGGTCAAAGTACAATTTGAGATAATGTTGTCACTTTCTAAAATAATCAGAAAAGCAATTTTATCGTCTTTTCCTCATCAACCAAtgtattatctctttatttaagtcaaataaccttatttctcatgaactttttaTATTATTCTTGACTCTAGGGATCTGTTGACTATATTCCAGCAGTTATGGTTCAAGTAGTTATTTTTTCATGTAATATGATTTGATATTCAACTtgtgtttattttaattgagaattttatgattgtaaaatttattaacttagaattttgtacttcattgaaactaaaaaagaaaattaatcatgcTACATAGTACTAAGATGTCATTTGCACTTTATTTGCTTTCCATGTTATGATATTGTTCTTGTATTATACTGTTTATAtagtttcaaatacaaaaaaattacttttttataCCATGTAAAAGAATTTGTAATGGAACTTGATTAGTTTAAATGCTTTAACTACAGcaccattttgattgcattgtattaattcatttacTCATAATTATATGTTGTACAATGATAAataatgtttcttgatttgattgaaGCAACTATTATCCATAGTTCAAACGAGTCAATTAAGTAGAGATGTTATATTGGATACTTATACAAGTAAATATTGAAAAATATCATTAAACAGTTTCTACCTATAATTTGCAATTCGAATTCATATGAAGAATTTCTTCTGATTTTACTtaccattttctacaatttcaaatttagagaatattatttgcaccaattttttataatcaagaTAGTTTCAATTCAGATCTTTAACAATTATGCagatttgaacttatttatgagattataaaaaaaatatcccTAGCAAAAAACATCAAATCTGAAtagtttctacaaaattttgaaaaataccaCTTAAGTTTCTTAACTATCTATCATTTTTTGATAGTGTTATCTCTGTAAGAAACATATGATTAAGTCGTATTATACCcaccaaattatataaatagttaataaaaaataaaattattttagattagattgGACGCAAAGTAACTGATGGATAAACTTGACTTAATAATTCAGATTGAGCTTAAGTCGAGGGAGAAATCAGAAGCATTGCTTGAGGGATCTTTTACGAATATATATAGATTCGAGAGATGAAGGGTCCAATTGatactttaaaatattttatcatCTTGGATAAGTTTTAAAAGAGACATTTGGATACTTTTCAATTGCATTTCAAACATTTTtacattttcaaactatatttATCTTTGCAGTTGAAATTCAAACATAACCTTTGATCACAAcggattcttatatagtataacgaTAAGAATTTTTATTgcacattatttttattgactCACTATGTAACTTAtcatttttctattaaaatcaCACGATAAAATCATCATACTCCAGTTCCAATActacaaaatattaaacaataattattaattatcttGAATCACAAGCACCAAATTTCCACACGTCGCGCGGGCTGTCCCTCCCTAGTCATATTACAATAACGTGCTACAGTAATTCAAATGGACTCTTATtacgttttttcttttttttttttactgattTTGACCATCAAATTGAATTGTTAGGCTGCTTTCAGTATCGAGGGATATGAGTTGAGCGAATGATTTTCCTAAAAGAACCATTAAATTTTCTAAGTTTATACGGATTTTTCTAAGCCCTCCAACTTGAATAAGGTCTGTATGATTACTATGATCTATTGTATGGTGAGGTTAATAATTGAGATTGCACCTATTTATATTTCGAATTATTCTTCGTAGATGTAATCAAGAGAGCATATGCCCCACGATTATTTAGTCTACAAATTTAAAATTCGTTCAATGGCCAAGTTGAGCACGATTAAGTTCAAGCGTgcgtcaaatttttttttcttttaataactTTGAATACTAAGTCCTGTTTAATAATTCAATtcagtacttaaatttaattgattcagatcttaatatattcatattatttgataacaaaaaattgaacatctaaattaattgaGTGGTACTAAATTTTCTAGACAAGATCTAATcaaaaaattaagtgataaactattcacttatcactgaatatgATATGTATTTGAATATATTAGATTTAtgatgcgtttgataaaactaaaatctgAAAAATGAAATCTAAAGTCCGAAATCGGAAGtttaaatctattaaattattgaattgttaagtgaCAAGTGAATAACCCATCACTTAGACCCTATttggcaaatgagttttttaaatATTTGTTTAAAACTTTAATGTAACATACTGCAAAAaattgtagaaatttttttttgaaatgtataaattttttgatatttttaaatatataatttaaaattttgaaaatttttttgagctTACTGTAGtcaaagttgttaaaaaacttataatatacaaaattgaccaaaaacttGTTTGTCAAACAGACTCTTAATTTTGGGAGTAAGTTTTACCTAGAAAATTGagtgtcatttaattaattcatatgttcaattttttgttatcaaacggtctgaatatgttaagatttgaTTCTATTAAGTTTAAATGCTGAATTATGGTATCAGATAAGGCcttaatacttaataattcaataatttaacgAATTCAtgattcaattttatcaaatgcatttTAAGTTTTAATTTGGCTTCATTGTTATATTAAGTCCAAcagaaaatgagttttttgtcCATAAAACCTTGCGTCTCAAagtaatttgttaaattttccATGGCGTTATCCAGTGCAATGTTTTATTGGGCCAAATTGAGTCCAACATTTGAAGGAAAAAAACAGACGGGCACGcgcaaattttgttttaatgttAGATTTGTCTTGAACTAGGTAAACCCAAATGAGCCCTTTCTTTGAGAAAGTATTAGAAGTTCAATTGAACTTTTAACACTTTGTTATCCATTATGTGCGGACAAGTTTAAAAGaaaaccaataaaaaaaagatgTAACATACATTTGGAATGGGATAAAAAGTGATGTTATTTGCACTTTTATTAGGTTATTTGTACTCCCATTATCTCATTTTTATTTCGATGAGACCATATTAGCGTTCatctaatttctttttcttaccTACGAGTTAACTTTATCATCTAATTAGGGTAGgagaaaaaattataatatgagCAACATGATCTCATCAAAATAGGAATGGAGGTAGTGTGAGAGTAAATAACATAATCCTAACTCGTTTATCCAAAACTTTTTGTTTCCTACTATTTTTTATCcaaattttttgtttcctttttttatctTAACTTGTTTATCCAAAACTTTTTGTTTCCTACTATTTTTTATCCAAAatctttgtttccttttttatcTCGGATGATGTTATTTACACTTCTATTATATGTTATGTTATTTTATATGattttatcatataaccccACGAATACGCTTTATGCCGAACTCTGAGTTTTAGAAGTTTGAGATATTGAAACCTCCGATGGCTCCTAACTAAGGTGTTATAGCACTTAATGGAAGTGTTTAAAGGTTCTCagtatttcttcttgtttgattGTCTCTCACACAATTTTAGATTGATTTTAAAtgatcagtttttttttttttaaatttgcttATTTGGATTTCCATATAATAAGGTTAAGGCATCAGAATTTAGAGGTTTAGATTCTAATCCCTATTCTCCTTCCATTTTTTAAATCACACCCTTTCCttgctaaaataaataaataaataaaatgaactttttACATATAAATTTTAGATTatttaataaacaaaaaaagataCAGTGGGCGGTTGTTTGGGCCTTGTTGacattatatatttatattgaaAACTGGTGGACGAAAAACAACTGGGGTGGTGGCGCAGTTGGCTAGCGCGTAGGTCTCATAGCTTCTGAGTAATCCTGAGGTCGAGAGTTCGAGCCTCTCTCACCCCAACAATTTTTGGCAATCGAAAAGTCCTAGCATCTGCTATcgtttccggaaaaaaaaaaaaagaaaagtcctAGCGCCTCTATAACTTCAGTACAGATACAGCGAAAATCGTTGACTGTCGTCGTACTCTCTAATTCCCCGCATCGGGCCGCTACATATTTTCGTGCTGTATACCTTTCTCCAGAAACCCTAATCAGAAAAACCATCGCCACTTCCATATCGTAAAACCCTTGCGGTATTTCCAATCGTTTTAACAATCAATCATGGTGAAGAAGAGCAAGAGTATGATATCCAATTATaatccctctttctttttggaATGTCTGGTAATCTGTAGTGTAATAGCTTGGTAGAATTCTGATTTTTGGTGGCGTCTGTTTATGATTTGCAGAGAGCAAGAGTAAGAGGGTTTCGTTGAAGAAGAAGTACAAGATCATAAGGAAGGTGAAGGAGCACCATAAGAAGAAGGCCAAAGAGGCGAAGAAGCTCGGACTCCATAAGAAATCCAAGAAGGAGAAGGATCCTGGTATCCCCAATGACTGGCCTTTCAAGGAACAAGAACTGAAGGCCCTTGAGGCCCGCCGCGCTCGTGCCCTTGAAGAAATCGAGCAGAAGAAAGCTGCTCGGAAAGAGAGGGTATTGAAAAATATCATACTACTATTGTCTTTTTaccattgtttttttttggggtgctAATTTGGATCCAATATAGAGAACTATGTGGGGGATGTGGAGGCTTATCATTCTTAAAAAAGAGGTCTTTTGCTAGGATATATAGTCCTTTTTTATTAGGTTTCTCTTGGGTTTTATAGGGGTAGCGTTGAAATGAGGGACTTTCTAACATTTTTCACTTCGCGTGCTATGTCAGAGTTTGATTGATAATGTGGTGTTGCTTCTTTACATGAGATTGCCTTGAAAACTTCGAAGAAGTACCTAGTTTGACATTTCAGTCTTAAGAGTAGAATGTGGGAATGACTTCATTTGAAGTGCAATAATTCCACTAAAACATTGCTTGATGTTGCTTGTTCAGGCACAGAAGAGAAAGTTGGGACTACTAGAGGATGATGAAGACAATGTAGCAAGTAAAAGGCAGAATTTTGGTGAGGATTTCAATGATGTGTCAACTTCACTGGGTAAAAACCGGGGTAAGTTAGAAGcttatcatgcttatattagcGTGGGGGTGTGAGTTTTTGCTTTCCTTCTGCCTGATACATCTTAATTCGCCTTGTTTTGCTGCAGATAACTCAGATAGGGCTTTTTACAAGGAGTTGGTCAAAGTCATTGAAGCCTCCGATGTCATTTTAGAAGTGCTTGATGCTCGAGATCCCCTTGGTTCTCGTTGCGTGGATATGGAAAAGATGGTCATGAGATCTGGACCtgagaaaaatcttgttttgttGCTAAATAAAATAGGTCTCCTTCTTTTGCCTGCTTTGAAATTACTATAACCAATAGTCGGAATGATTTCCTGGCAACATTTATGCATTCTGAGTAGCCAGTGATGTCTATAGAATTTTGTGGTCTTTTAATGGCATTGCAATGACCTTCAAATTTTAGCATCAACCTTAATTGAAAATGGCCATAATGGCTTGAATGATGTTACACCATTTTAATTGCAATCCTGCTGAAATACTTTCTCTGCTTAACCTTTCTTGTCAGATCTTGTCCCTCGGGAAGCTGTTGAAAAATGGCTCAAATATCTTAGGGAGGAGTTGCCCACAGTTGCTTTCAAGTGCAGCACCCAAGAACAGAAGGCAAATCTTGGGTGGAAATCTTCCTTAAAAGCACGAAAGACGAGTAGTTCAATGCAGACTAGTGATTGTCTTGGAGCGGAAACTCTTATCAAACTGCTGAAAAACTACTCAAGAAGCCATGAGGTATTATTAGACATCTGAACGAAATGCTATTAGAACTCTTTGGATGTTGACTAAGTGAAATCGTTAAAGCGCTAAAACTTCCTTCATCCCTACCTTTCTTTGCATTAGCCACTGTAGGATGTAAATTTAATTTTGCCACCCCTTCCCATgggagttctgtttgttgtttTCTGGATGATATCTGCTTCAACTGTCCTCTTAAAGCAAGTTTTGGCTGCAGATCAAAAAATCCATCACAGTTGGGGTTATTGGCCTACCTAATGTTGGTAAAAGCAGTTTGATTAACAGCTTGAAGAGGTCTCATGTTGTCAATGTTGGTGCTACTCCTGGATTAACACGATCTATGCAAGAGGTACAGTTGGACAAGAATGTGAAATTATTGGATTGCCCTGGGGTTGTGATGCTTAAATCTGCTGGCAGTGATGATGCATCAATTGCTCTTCGAAATTGCAAGAGAATTGAGAAGTTGGACGACCCAGTTCTTCCTGGTAATTGAAATTTATTTTGTCTGAAGCAGTAAATTACATCTTTGCCATTTTGTAGTTAGTTAATGAATCTCTGACTAAATACCTATTTTTGGATGATGCAGTTAAAGAAATTCTCACACTGTGTCCTGCCAGAATGTTGGTAATGCTGTACAAGGTTCCTAGCTTTGATTCAGTTGATGACTTTCTCCAGAAGGTCGCTACTGTCAGGGGTAAGCTGAAAAAGGGCGGCATTGTGGATATTGATGCTACTGCAAGAATTGTTCTTCATGACTGGAATGAGGGTATGTGTTATCAGCACTTATCTCCTCTCTTGCAGCATATTTAAATAATTGACTTTTACCATACATCTTTTCTTGTCTTGAAATTAGTCAAATGCGCGTTTGGGTAGTATATTTTGGTATCATATTTGACATTTCACTATGTTTTCCCAGGTAAAATTCCCTATTACACGATGCCTCCAACTAGAAATGATGGAGAGCCTTCAGAGGCAAAAATTGTATCAGAATTTGGAAAGGAATTCAATGTGGATGAAGTTTATGGCAACGAGTCCTCATTTATTGGTAGCCTAAAATCTGTCAGTGATTTTAACCCTGTTGAAGTTCCTTCAAACTCTCCTGTCAATTTTGATGAAAAGATGCTTGAGGTATGTCGGTCTGAACAATCATTTTCAACTCATGAGCATGCATTGTGACTTTTAAGTCGTCTCATTTCCTTGAAGTTCAAAGGCAATAGCTTTTTGTTATAGTTCAGAGGAGATTGATTATTTACGTGGAAGACTTTATGCATGTAAGCAAGTAACTTGAGATTTGAACTCTTCATCTCTTGGAGAAAGGCAATCTACCTTTTAATGTGATGGGGATGGAACTGATGGCCTTTTCCCATTGGCACTTTGTCTCAGTCTTAGCAAAAGAGTTAAAAGTCTGCTGTTAGATGCTTTTTTGGAGTAATGGTGCAGCTAATACGTAGAATTAGTCTGTCTGCAATGTCATAGCTTGGTTTTGCAAATTTAAACTACTGTAAATCAGATAACAGCTATTTGAATACAAAATTATCCACACGGTGGGTGGGAAGGGTGGGGGCATATTTTGGATACAAATTGCAATTCTACATTGCCTTGTAGTTCATTGTGATACTTCTGAACATCGTGTTTATATGCATTTAGCCTTCATATGTGTTATATTTGACATTGCAGGATGATGCTTATCCAGCGTCATTGCCCCAAAGTGAAAATCTGGAAGACAATGTAGGGGATGATGGAGATGAGTCCATGAGATCAGAAGATGAAGCAGGGTCTGTGAAGGCTAAAACTGCCAGCAGCAGGCAGAATGAGAGGCTATATGCCGAGGAAGGTATTCTTAACACTAAGTTGAAAAAGGcagagaagaagaggaggaaaAAGGACAATAAATCAACTGCTATGGAAGATGATTATGACTTCAAGGTAGATTATGTCAGCAAGGGATCTGCCATGGAAATTGGCGAGGGAGTTGGACTGGAGGATGATAGCTCAAAAAACAGATTTGAGCTGCCATCTGGAGTTGATTTAGAAAATGAATGaggaattttgttttataattttgaGCCGTTTTCTCCCTTTTATAAGCAAGCTTCTCCGTACGAGTTGAGcaatgattttgatgttttatgAGAAAGCAGGAGATAGAAAATATTTTGTCTCGGTAAAGCTAATTATTGTCCTGGAGGAAAATAAACTTTGGTGAGCCAAGACGTTTTTCCTGTCGCACATTTTTTTGTGTGGGCAAAAC is drawn from Coffea arabica cultivar ET-39 chromosome 1c, Coffea Arabica ET-39 HiFi, whole genome shotgun sequence and contains these coding sequences:
- the LOC113714083 gene encoding guanine nucleotide-binding protein-like NSN1 is translated as MVKKSKKSKSKRVSLKKKYKIIRKVKEHHKKKAKEAKKLGLHKKSKKEKDPGIPNDWPFKEQELKALEARRARALEEIEQKKAARKERAQKRKLGLLEDDEDNVASKRQNFGEDFNDVSTSLGKNRDNSDRAFYKELVKVIEASDVILEVLDARDPLGSRCVDMEKMVMRSGPEKNLVLLLNKIDLVPREAVEKWLKYLREELPTVAFKCSTQEQKANLGWKSSLKARKTSSSMQTSDCLGAETLIKLLKNYSRSHEIKKSITVGVIGLPNVGKSSLINSLKRSHVVNVGATPGLTRSMQEVQLDKNVKLLDCPGVVMLKSAGSDDASIALRNCKRIEKLDDPVLPVKEILTLCPARMLVMLYKVPSFDSVDDFLQKVATVRGKLKKGGIVDIDATARIVLHDWNEGKIPYYTMPPTRNDGEPSEAKIVSEFGKEFNVDEVYGNESSFIGSLKSVSDFNPVEVPSNSPVNFDEKMLEDDAYPASLPQSENLEDNVGDDGDESMRSEDEAGSVKAKTASSRQNERLYAEEGILNTKLKKAEKKRRKKDNKSTAMEDDYDFKVDYVSKGSAMEIGEGVGLEDDSSKNRFELPSGVDLENE